From a single Pseudomonas cremoricolorata genomic region:
- the pcaF gene encoding 3-oxoadipyl-CoA thiolase, with amino-acid sequence MMRDVFICDAVRTPIGRFGGALASVRADDLAAVPLKALIERNPSVQWAQLDEVFLGCANQAGEDNRNVARMALLLAGLPETVPGVTLNRLCASGLDAIGTAFRAIASGEMELAIAGGVESMSRAPFVMGKAENAYSRNMKLEDTTIGWRFVNPLMHQQYGVDAMPQTADNVADDYQVSRADQDAFALRSQQKAAAAQAAGYFAEEIVPVCIVQRKGETLVEHDEHLRPDTTLEALSRLKPVNGADKTVTAGNASGVNDGAAALILASAEAVKRHGLTPRARVLGMASAAVAPRVMGIGPVPAVRKLTERLGLAMSDFDVIELNEAFASQGLAVLRELGVADDAPQVNPNGGAIALGHPLGMSGARLVLTALHQLEKSGGRKGLATMCVGVGQGLALAIERVEG; translated from the coding sequence CTGATGCGTGACGTATTCATCTGCGACGCCGTGCGTACCCCCATCGGCCGCTTCGGCGGCGCCCTGGCCAGCGTCCGGGCCGACGACCTGGCGGCGGTGCCGCTCAAGGCGCTGATCGAGCGCAACCCCAGCGTGCAGTGGGCGCAGCTCGATGAGGTGTTCCTCGGCTGCGCCAACCAGGCCGGTGAAGACAACCGCAACGTCGCGCGCATGGCGCTGCTGCTGGCCGGGTTGCCGGAGACGGTGCCGGGGGTGACCCTCAATCGCCTGTGCGCCTCGGGGCTCGATGCCATTGGCACGGCGTTTCGGGCCATCGCCAGTGGCGAGATGGAGCTTGCGATCGCTGGCGGGGTCGAGTCGATGTCCCGTGCGCCGTTCGTCATGGGCAAGGCTGAAAACGCTTACTCGCGTAACATGAAACTGGAAGACACGACCATCGGCTGGCGCTTCGTCAATCCGCTGATGCACCAGCAGTACGGCGTCGATGCCATGCCGCAGACCGCTGACAACGTCGCCGACGACTACCAGGTGTCGCGCGCCGATCAGGATGCCTTCGCCCTGCGTAGCCAGCAAAAAGCCGCTGCCGCCCAGGCGGCGGGGTACTTCGCTGAAGAGATCGTCCCGGTGTGCATCGTTCAGCGCAAAGGCGAAACCCTGGTCGAGCACGATGAGCACCTGCGCCCTGACACCACGCTCGAAGCGCTGAGCCGGCTCAAGCCGGTCAACGGCGCGGACAAGACCGTCACCGCTGGCAACGCCTCGGGGGTCAACGACGGTGCTGCGGCGCTGATTCTGGCCTCGGCCGAGGCGGTCAAGCGCCACGGGCTCACCCCCCGCGCCCGCGTGCTGGGCATGGCCAGCGCGGCGGTGGCGCCACGGGTGATGGGCATCGGCCCGGTGCCTGCGGTGCGCAAGCTGACCGAACGGCTGGGCCTGGCAATGAGCGATTTCGACGTCATCGAACTCAACGAAGCCTTCGCCAGCCAGGGCTTGGCGGTGCTGCGCGAGTTGGGCGTGGCTGACGACGCCCCACAGGTCAACCCCAACGGCGGCGCCATCGCTCTGGGGCATCCGCTGGGCATGAGCGGTGCACGGCTGGTGCTGACCGCGCTGCATCAGCTGGAAAAGAGCGGTGGACGCAAAGGCTTGGCGACCATGTGCGTGGGGGTCGGCCAGGGCCTGGCGCTGGCGATCGAGCGGGTCGAGGGCTGA
- a CDS encoding CoA-transferase subunit beta, whose product MSYSTAEMMTVAAARRLRNGAVCFVGIGLPSKAANLARLTSSPDVVLIYESGPIGAKPSVLPLSIGDGELAETADTVVPTGEIFRYWLQGGRIDVGFLGAAQVDRFGNINTTVVGDYHAPRTRLPGAGGAPEIAGSAKQVLIILKQSTRAFVEKLDFITSVGHGEGGDSRKRLGLPGAGPVGIITDLCIMEPEAGSNEFVVTSMHPGVTREQIVAATGWAVRFADDLQHTAAPSDTELSALRDLEARTAQAHGQAPGEA is encoded by the coding sequence ATGAGCTACTCGACTGCAGAAATGATGACCGTCGCCGCGGCCCGCCGCCTGCGCAATGGTGCAGTGTGTTTCGTCGGCATCGGCCTGCCTTCGAAGGCGGCCAACCTGGCGCGGCTGACCTCTTCGCCGGATGTGGTGCTGATCTACGAGTCCGGCCCGATTGGCGCCAAGCCGAGCGTGCTGCCGCTGTCGATCGGCGACGGTGAACTGGCCGAGACCGCCGACACCGTGGTGCCGACCGGGGAAATCTTCCGCTACTGGCTGCAAGGCGGGCGAATCGATGTCGGTTTCCTCGGCGCTGCCCAGGTCGATCGCTTCGGCAACATCAATACCACCGTGGTCGGCGACTACCATGCGCCGCGCACGCGTCTGCCCGGGGCCGGCGGCGCTCCGGAAATTGCAGGTTCGGCCAAGCAGGTGCTGATCATCCTCAAGCAATCGACCCGGGCGTTCGTGGAAAAACTCGACTTCATCACCTCGGTAGGCCATGGCGAAGGCGGCGATTCGCGCAAGCGCCTGGGACTGCCCGGGGCAGGGCCGGTGGGCATCATCACCGACCTGTGCATCATGGAGCCGGAAGCTGGCAGCAACGAATTCGTCGTGACCTCGATGCACCCAGGCGTCACCCGCGAGCAGATCGTCGCCGCCACCGGTTGGGCGGTGCGCTTTGCCGACGACCTGCAGCACACCGCTGCGCCCAGCGATACCGAGCTCTCGGCGCTGCGCGACCTTGAAGCCCGTACCGCCCAGGCCCATGGCCAGGCGCCAGGAGAAGCCTGA
- a CDS encoding CoA transferase subunit A, with amino-acid sequence MAAILSLRDAVQQFVHDGDTVALEGFTHLIPTAAGHEIIRQNKRDLTLVRMTPDLIYDQLIGAGCARRLVFSWGGNPGVGSLHRLRDAVEKQWPHAIEIEEHSHADLANAYVAGASGLPFAVLRAYAGSDLPKVNPLIKSVTCPFTGEVLAAVPSVRPDVTVIHAQKADRKGNVLLWGILGVQKEAALAAKRCIVTVEEIVDDLDAPMNACVLPTWALSAVCLVPGGAHPSYAHGYYERDNRFYQAWDPIARSREAFSAWIDTYIRGTADFDAFKAKLASTVEAAQ; translated from the coding sequence ATGGCTGCAATCCTTTCGCTGCGCGATGCCGTGCAGCAGTTCGTCCACGATGGCGACACCGTCGCCCTGGAAGGTTTCACTCACCTGATTCCGACCGCTGCCGGTCACGAAATCATTCGTCAGAACAAGCGCGACCTGACCCTGGTGCGCATGACGCCTGACCTGATCTACGACCAGTTGATCGGCGCCGGTTGCGCCAGGCGTCTGGTGTTCTCCTGGGGCGGCAACCCCGGCGTGGGTTCGCTGCACCGCCTGCGCGACGCGGTCGAGAAGCAATGGCCGCATGCCATCGAGATCGAAGAACACAGCCACGCTGATCTGGCCAACGCGTACGTCGCCGGCGCGTCTGGCTTGCCGTTCGCCGTGCTGCGCGCCTATGCCGGCTCCGACCTGCCCAAGGTCAACCCGCTTATCAAGAGCGTGACCTGCCCGTTCACCGGCGAAGTGCTGGCGGCGGTGCCGTCGGTGCGCCCGGACGTCACGGTGATCCACGCGCAGAAAGCCGACCGCAAGGGCAACGTGCTGCTCTGGGGCATTCTTGGCGTGCAGAAGGAAGCGGCCCTGGCGGCCAAGCGCTGCATCGTCACGGTCGAGGAGATCGTCGACGACCTCGATGCACCGATGAATGCCTGCGTACTGCCCACCTGGGCGCTCAGCGCGGTGTGCCTGGTGCCCGGAGGCGCGCACCCGTCCTACGCCCATGGTTATTACGAGCGCGACAACCGCTTCTACCAGGCCTGGGACCCGATTGCCCGCAGCCGCGAGGCGTTCAGCGCCTGGATCGACACTTATATTCGCGGCACCGCCGATTTCGACGCATTCAAGGCCAAGCTGGCCAGCACCGTGGAGGCCGCACAATGA
- the pcaR gene encoding pca regulon transcriptional regulator PcaR, giving the protein MAPPIVASPAKRIQAFTGDPDFMTSLARGLAVIQAFQERKRHLTIAQISHRTEIPRAAVRRCLHTLIKLGYATTNGRTYSLLPKVLTLGHAYLSSTPLAVSAQPYLDRISEALHEAANMATLEGDDILYIARSATVERLISVDLSVGGRLPAYCTSMGRIMLAALDDTSLREYLERADLKPRTSRTLHDADSLFACIQQVREQGWCVVDQELEQGLRSIAVPIYDASGQVLAALNVSTHVGRVSRSELEQRFLPILLSTSQDLCHQLFG; this is encoded by the coding sequence ATGGCCCCGCCCATCGTGGCGTCGCCGGCCAAGCGCATTCAGGCCTTCACCGGCGATCCCGACTTCATGACCTCACTGGCGCGCGGCCTGGCGGTGATCCAGGCCTTCCAGGAACGCAAACGCCACCTGACCATCGCCCAGATCAGCCACCGTACGGAAATTCCCCGCGCTGCCGTTCGGCGCTGCCTGCACACGCTGATCAAACTTGGCTATGCCACCACCAACGGCCGCACCTACTCGTTGCTGCCCAAGGTCCTGACCCTGGGCCATGCCTATCTGTCGTCGACGCCGCTGGCGGTGTCGGCGCAGCCGTATCTGGACCGCATCAGCGAAGCGCTTCATGAAGCGGCCAACATGGCCACCCTCGAAGGCGACGACATTCTCTATATTGCCCGCTCTGCGACGGTGGAACGGCTGATCTCCGTCGACCTTTCGGTGGGCGGCCGACTGCCTGCCTATTGCACCTCCATGGGGCGCATCATGCTCGCCGCCCTGGACGATACGAGCCTGCGCGAATACCTGGAGCGCGCCGACCTCAAGCCGCGCACCAGCCGCACCTTGCACGACGCTGACTCGCTGTTCGCGTGCATTCAGCAGGTCCGCGAGCAGGGCTGGTGCGTGGTCGATCAGGAACTGGAACAAGGCCTGCGCTCGATCGCCGTGCCGATCTATGACGCCTCGGGGCAGGTGCTGGCGGCACTGAACGTCAGCACCCATGTCGGGCGCGTCAGTCGCAGCGAGCTGGAACAGCGCTTCTTACCCATTCTGCTGTCGACCAGCCAGGACCTGTGTCATCAGCTGTTCGGTTGA
- a CDS encoding inorganic phosphate transporter, giving the protein MIDLFSGLDAWVAVSLVLALTFVLAFEFINGFHDTANAVATVIYTKAMPPHLAVFFSGVFNFLGVVLGGVGVAYAIVHLLPVELLINVNTGHGLAMVFSLLAAAITWNLGTWYFGIPASSSHTLIGSILGVGLANALINHIPLGDGVNWQKAIDIGLSLVFSPLAGFIVAALVLLGLKWWRPLSKMHKTPDQRRKLDDKKHPPFWNRMVLVVSAMAVSFVHGSNDGQKGIGLIMLVLIGIVPAQFVLDLGSSTYQIERTRDATLHLSQFYQRNEATLGEYLALGKARSGDLPEQFSCNPQQTEPTISALQTSLQGVTDYHNLGAEKRVEVRRYLLCLDDTAKKVSKLPGLDARERADLDKLRKDLTATTEYAPFWVIVAVALALGLGTMVGWRRVVLTVGEKIGKQGMTYAQGMSAQITAACAIGMANIFSLPVSTTHVLSSGVAGTMVANKSGLQGGTIKTILLAWVLTLPATVALAAGLFWLATLAIS; this is encoded by the coding sequence ATGATCGATTTATTCAGCGGACTGGACGCCTGGGTAGCCGTGAGCCTGGTGCTCGCACTGACCTTTGTGCTCGCCTTCGAGTTCATCAATGGCTTTCATGACACCGCCAACGCGGTAGCTACCGTCATCTATACCAAAGCCATGCCGCCGCACCTGGCCGTGTTCTTCTCGGGGGTGTTCAACTTCCTTGGGGTCGTGCTCGGAGGCGTTGGCGTTGCCTATGCCATCGTCCACCTGCTGCCCGTCGAGCTGCTGATCAACGTCAACACCGGTCACGGTCTGGCGATGGTCTTCTCGCTGCTGGCCGCCGCGATCACCTGGAACCTGGGCACCTGGTACTTCGGTATTCCTGCGTCCAGCTCGCACACGCTGATCGGCTCGATCCTCGGCGTGGGCCTGGCCAACGCGCTGATCAACCATATTCCCTTGGGTGATGGGGTGAACTGGCAGAAAGCGATCGACATCGGCCTGTCGCTGGTGTTCTCGCCTCTGGCCGGCTTCATCGTCGCTGCGCTGGTGCTGCTGGGCCTGAAGTGGTGGCGTCCGTTGTCGAAGATGCACAAGACCCCGGACCAGCGACGCAAGCTCGACGACAAGAAGCACCCGCCCTTCTGGAACCGCATGGTGCTGGTGGTTTCGGCCATGGCCGTAAGCTTCGTGCACGGCTCCAACGATGGCCAGAAAGGCATCGGCCTGATCATGCTGGTGCTGATCGGTATCGTCCCGGCGCAGTTCGTGCTCGACCTGGGCAGCAGCACCTACCAGATCGAACGCACACGCGACGCCACTCTGCACCTGAGCCAGTTCTACCAGCGCAACGAAGCCACCCTGGGCGAGTACCTGGCCCTGGGCAAGGCGCGCTCCGGCGACCTGCCCGAGCAGTTCAGCTGCAACCCGCAGCAGACCGAACCGACCATCAGCGCGCTGCAAACCTCGCTGCAAGGGGTGACCGACTACCACAACCTCGGCGCCGAGAAGCGCGTGGAAGTGCGTCGTTACCTGCTGTGCCTGGACGACACCGCGAAAAAGGTCAGCAAACTGCCAGGCCTGGACGCCCGCGAGCGGGCCGACCTCGACAAGCTGCGCAAGGACCTCACGGCCACTACCGAGTACGCGCCGTTCTGGGTCATCGTCGCCGTCGCCCTGGCCCTGGGCCTGGGCACCATGGTCGGCTGGCGCCGTGTGGTACTGACCGTCGGTGAGAAGATCGGCAAGCAGGGCATGACCTATGCCCAGGGCATGTCGGCGCAGATCACCGCAGCCTGCGCCATCGGCATGGCCAACATCTTCAGCCTGCCGGTATCGACCACCCATGTGCTGTCTTCTGGCGTGGCCGGCACCATGGTCGCCAACAAGAGCGGCCTGCAGGGCGGCACTATCAAGACCATCCTGCTGGCCTGGGTGCTGACCCTGCCTGCTACCGTGGCACTCGCCGCCGGCCTGTTCTGGCTGGCGACCCTGGCGATCAGCTAA